One genomic window of Micromonospora sp. WMMD1128 includes the following:
- a CDS encoding penicillin acylase family protein, translating into MPRPPLRARLAALTAAALTASVLTVTPPSPALAATTFAANDYCLGQCADILPPGQNGNATLVAILAHQALGTRPAHSSDQLDEYANLVYNYAGLTDEQIAQFYNDSSFGVPAGQVESTVSPRSDVTIVRDKATGVPHVTGTTRGGTMFGAGYAGAQDRLWVMDLLRHVGRGNVSSFAGGAPGNRELEQSVWANSPYTEADLQAQVDALRTRGARGQQLYTDVVDYIAGINAYIDKSIADDNYPGEYVLAGAGKPKHFTMTDLIATAGVIGGLFGGGGGSEIQSALVRVAARAKYGTGEGDRVWAAFRSQNDPETVLTLHDGQSFPYGATPPGATSVVLPDAGTVTAEPLAYDKRGGATARTGASTTTKDLLGGLSNLRKHGMSNAVVVSGRHTTTGNPVAVFGPQTGYFAPQLLMLQELQGPGISARGAAFAGLNLYVLLGRGQDYAWSATSASQDLTDTYAVPLCTTDGSAPTLGSNRYLYHGQCLAMEALEQRNSWSPTLADSTPAGSYTLRALRTKYGLVSHRGLVNGQPTAFTKLRSTYRHEADSAIGFQAFNDPAAMGSAAAFQASAASVGYAFNWFYVNSTEAAYFNSGANPVRSSVTDPNLPAKAEPAYEWAGWNPDTNDASYAPASAHPQSVNQDYYVSWNNKQARDFGAADGNFSFGSVHRGQLLDGPVRAAIAQRKLGRADVVKIMADAAVTDLRGQQVLPDLLRVLDSAPVTDPALADAIGKLRAWQQAGTRRVETSPGSKVYQHADAIRIFDAWWPLLASAEFRPGLGPDLYAALVDAIEVNEAPSGGQNGGRDGAVSWALQGQAHKGSSFQHGWWGYVDKDVRAVLGDPVAGGLGRAYCGNGDLGACRTALLGALGQAAAAPASTVYPGDKSCSAGDQWCADSIAQSGLGGITHPLIAWQNRPTYQQVVSFPARRGDDVTNLAQGRPASASSTQFLTGYTPDKAVDGSLSSRWASSYNDNQWLRVDLGAARTVGRAVLRWESAYATSYRIEVSGDGSSWTPVFATTTGNGGVDNATFAPVTARYVRVYGVKRATSYGFSLYEFEVYGR; encoded by the coding sequence ATGCCCCGTCCCCCACTCCGCGCCCGGCTCGCGGCACTCACCGCCGCCGCCCTGACCGCGAGCGTCCTGACCGTCACCCCGCCGTCACCGGCGCTCGCGGCCACCACGTTCGCCGCCAACGACTACTGCCTCGGCCAGTGCGCCGACATCCTGCCCCCGGGCCAGAACGGCAACGCCACGCTCGTCGCCATCCTGGCCCACCAGGCGCTCGGCACCCGTCCGGCGCACTCCAGCGACCAGCTCGACGAGTACGCGAACCTGGTCTACAACTACGCCGGGCTGACCGACGAGCAGATCGCCCAGTTCTACAACGACTCCTCGTTCGGCGTCCCCGCCGGGCAGGTCGAGAGCACCGTCTCGCCGCGCTCCGACGTCACCATCGTGCGGGACAAGGCCACCGGCGTACCGCACGTCACCGGCACCACCCGTGGCGGCACCATGTTCGGCGCCGGCTACGCCGGGGCGCAGGACCGCCTCTGGGTGATGGACCTGCTGCGGCACGTCGGGCGCGGCAACGTCAGCTCGTTCGCCGGCGGCGCCCCCGGCAACCGGGAGCTGGAGCAGAGCGTCTGGGCCAACTCGCCCTACACCGAGGCGGACCTCCAGGCCCAGGTGGACGCGCTGCGCACCCGGGGCGCCCGGGGCCAGCAGCTCTACACCGACGTCGTCGACTACATCGCCGGCATCAACGCCTACATCGACAAGTCCATCGCCGACGACAACTACCCCGGTGAGTACGTGCTCGCCGGCGCCGGCAAGCCGAAGCACTTCACCATGACCGACCTGATCGCCACCGCCGGCGTGATCGGCGGCCTGTTCGGCGGCGGCGGGGGCAGCGAGATCCAGTCCGCGCTGGTCCGGGTCGCCGCCCGAGCCAAGTACGGCACAGGCGAGGGCGACCGGGTGTGGGCGGCGTTCCGCTCCCAGAACGACCCGGAGACCGTGCTCACCCTGCACGACGGGCAGAGCTTCCCGTACGGGGCGACGCCGCCCGGCGCGACGAGCGTGGTGCTCCCCGACGCCGGCACCGTGACCGCCGAGCCCCTCGCCTACGACAAGCGCGGCGGAGCCACCGCCCGCACCGGTGCCAGCACCACCACCAAGGACCTGCTCGGCGGGCTGTCCAACCTGCGCAAACACGGCATGTCCAACGCCGTGGTGGTCTCCGGCCGGCACACCACCACCGGCAACCCGGTCGCCGTGTTCGGGCCGCAGACCGGCTACTTCGCCCCGCAACTGCTCATGCTCCAGGAGTTGCAGGGGCCGGGGATCAGCGCGCGCGGCGCCGCGTTCGCCGGACTCAACCTCTACGTGCTGCTCGGCCGCGGCCAGGACTACGCGTGGAGCGCCACCTCGGCCTCCCAGGACCTGACCGACACGTACGCGGTGCCGCTGTGCACCACCGACGGCAGCGCGCCGACGCTGGGCAGCAACCGCTACCTCTACCACGGCCAGTGCCTCGCGATGGAGGCGCTGGAGCAGCGCAACTCCTGGTCGCCGACGCTCGCCGACTCCACCCCGGCCGGCTCGTACACGCTGCGCGCGCTGCGCACGAAGTACGGCCTGGTCTCCCACCGGGGGCTGGTGAACGGGCAACCGACTGCGTTCACCAAGCTGCGGTCCACCTACCGGCACGAGGCCGACTCGGCGATCGGCTTCCAGGCGTTCAACGACCCGGCGGCGATGGGCAGCGCAGCGGCGTTCCAGGCGTCCGCGGCAAGCGTCGGGTACGCGTTCAACTGGTTCTACGTCAACTCGACCGAGGCGGCGTACTTCAACTCCGGCGCGAACCCGGTCCGGTCGTCGGTCACCGACCCGAACCTGCCGGCGAAGGCCGAGCCGGCGTACGAGTGGGCCGGCTGGAACCCGGACACCAACGACGCCAGCTACGCCCCGGCGTCGGCGCACCCGCAGTCGGTGAACCAGGACTACTACGTCAGTTGGAACAACAAGCAGGCGCGGGACTTCGGGGCGGCCGACGGCAACTTCAGCTTCGGCTCCGTACACCGGGGTCAGTTGCTCGACGGGCCGGTGCGCGCGGCGATCGCCCAGCGCAAGCTGGGCCGGGCCGACGTCGTCAAGATCATGGCGGACGCGGCGGTGACCGACCTGCGCGGCCAGCAGGTCCTTCCCGACCTGCTGCGGGTGCTGGACAGCGCGCCGGTCACCGACCCGGCGCTGGCCGACGCAATCGGCAAGCTGCGCGCCTGGCAGCAGGCCGGCACCCGGCGGGTGGAGACCTCGCCCGGGTCCAAGGTCTACCAGCACGCCGACGCCATCCGGATCTTCGACGCCTGGTGGCCGCTGCTGGCCTCGGCGGAGTTCCGCCCCGGGCTCGGCCCCGACCTGTACGCCGCGCTGGTCGACGCCATCGAGGTGAACGAGGCGCCGTCGGGCGGGCAGAACGGCGGTCGCGACGGCGCGGTCAGTTGGGCGCTCCAGGGTCAGGCGCACAAGGGCTCGTCGTTCCAGCATGGCTGGTGGGGCTACGTCGACAAGGACGTGCGCGCCGTGCTCGGCGACCCGGTGGCCGGCGGGCTCGGGCGCGCGTACTGCGGCAACGGCGACCTCGGCGCCTGCCGCACGGCGCTGCTCGGTGCGCTCGGCCAGGCCGCCGCCGCGCCGGCCAGCACGGTCTACCCGGGCGACAAGTCCTGCTCCGCCGGTGACCAGTGGTGCGCCGACTCGATCGCCCAGTCCGGCCTCGGCGGCATCACCCACCCGCTGATCGCCTGGCAGAACCGCCCCACCTACCAGCAGGTCGTCTCATTCCCGGCCCGCCGGGGCGACGACGTCACCAACCTGGCCCAGGGACGCCCGGCGAGCGCGTCGAGCACCCAGTTCCTGACCGGCTACACGCCGGACAAGGCGGTCGACGGCAGCCTGTCCAGCCGGTGGGCCAGCAGCTACAACGACAACCAGTGGCTGCGGGTCGATCTCGGCGCGGCCCGCACCGTGGGCCGGGCGGTGCTGCGCTGGGAGTCCGCGTACGCCACGTCGTACCGGATCGAGGTCTCCGGCGACGGCAGCTCCTGGACGCCGGTGTTCGCCACCACCACCGGCAACGGCGGCGTCGACAACGCCACCTTCGCCCCGGTCACCGCCCGCTACGTGCGGGTGTACGGGGTCAAGCGGGCCACCTCGTACGGCTTCTCACTCTACGAGTTCGAGGTCTACGGACGGTGA
- a CDS encoding N-acetylmuramoyl-L-alanine amidase: MHFDHSELDRRTLLRAGLGAAAVAVVGSELALPAAAQAAPGADLDWIIGCDGWAARPPSGPLSVSATPTNKIIVHHMAFPNVTDYSKEHAEQLARDCQDLHMDGNGWSDTGQHFTVSRGGHVLEGRHGSLERLRAGDRQMIAAHCPGENGRAIGIENEGTYVTETPPEELLDGLTRLCVAICRQYGLHAHDIFGHWDFRETQCPGAMFYREFPALRRAVFRTLGTRLGDVPARRWPDIWRFVGGPTVRVAQYLLSFRGYAVPVTGVFDATTVAAVQDWQARNGIPVDVDATLTAPTWETLAPELSQRDSGVPVTAAQFMLASKGYAEVTPSGEYDHATRSAVKDLQRLHGLPPTGKVSTTTWCALVGGVVRQSFRRR, translated from the coding sequence ATGCACTTCGATCATTCCGAGCTGGACCGCCGTACGCTGCTACGGGCCGGACTCGGCGCCGCCGCGGTCGCCGTCGTCGGGAGCGAGCTCGCGCTGCCGGCCGCCGCGCAGGCCGCCCCGGGCGCGGACCTGGACTGGATCATCGGCTGCGACGGGTGGGCCGCCCGTCCGCCGTCCGGTCCGCTGTCGGTCAGCGCCACCCCGACCAACAAGATCATCGTGCACCACATGGCGTTCCCCAACGTCACCGACTACTCGAAGGAGCACGCCGAGCAGCTCGCCCGCGACTGCCAGGACCTGCACATGGACGGCAACGGCTGGTCGGACACCGGGCAGCACTTCACGGTGAGCCGGGGCGGTCACGTCCTGGAGGGACGGCACGGCAGCCTGGAGCGGCTGCGGGCCGGCGACCGGCAGATGATCGCCGCGCACTGCCCGGGCGAGAACGGCCGGGCCATCGGCATCGAGAACGAGGGCACCTACGTCACCGAGACGCCGCCGGAGGAGCTGCTCGACGGCCTCACCCGGCTGTGCGTCGCGATCTGCCGGCAGTACGGGCTGCACGCGCACGACATCTTCGGCCACTGGGACTTTCGCGAGACCCAGTGCCCGGGGGCGATGTTCTACCGCGAGTTCCCGGCGCTGCGGCGGGCGGTGTTCCGCACGCTCGGCACCCGCCTGGGCGACGTGCCGGCGCGGCGCTGGCCGGACATCTGGCGCTTCGTCGGCGGCCCGACGGTCCGGGTGGCGCAGTACCTGCTCAGCTTCCGCGGCTACGCGGTGCCGGTCACCGGCGTCTTCGACGCGACCACCGTCGCGGCGGTGCAGGACTGGCAGGCCCGCAACGGCATCCCGGTCGACGTCGACGCCACCCTGACGGCGCCGACGTGGGAGACCCTCGCGCCGGAGCTCAGCCAGCGCGACAGCGGCGTCCCGGTGACCGCCGCGCAGTTCATGCTCGCGTCCAAGGGCTACGCCGAGGTCACCCCGAGCGGCGAGTACGACCACGCGACCCGCAGCGCGGTGAAGGATCTGCAACGCCTGCACGGGCTGCCGCCGACCGGCAAGGTCAGCACCACCACGTGGTGCGCGCTGGTCGGGGGTGTGGTGCGCCAGTCGTTCCGCAGGCGCTGA